The window GAGGGCGCTCAGCGATTTCGCTGGACATTGCAATCTTCCTTGCCGGGGAATTCCGCCCGCAAGGAGAACATCATGGAGCTTTCCTACGAGAGTGCTGATGCTCGGGTGCGCGCGATTGGTGGGACGTCTCCGGAGGGCAAGCTTGGCCGCTACAAGCCCAACGACCGGCTGCTCGCGTTCCTCAAGGGCTTGTAGTGCAGCCGCCTATGTCCCGCGAAATGCGTGGCCGAATATTGATGGCCTCGTCTGTCACGGGACATAGTCCGGCGCGGGAGATAGTCAAGCCTATGTCCCGCGGGACATAAGTTGGAACGTACCGTCCGGTATCTCGGAATCGAGGTGGATGACGCGC of the Betaproteobacteria bacterium genome contains:
- a CDS encoding integrase, which translates into the protein MERTVRYLGIEVDDALEISEQTEI